The Streptomyces noursei ATCC 11455 sequence TGTTCGGGGTAGCGGCGGGCCTGGTCGGCGAGTCCGACGAAGCGCAGTGCCTCGTGGGCCCGGTCGCGGGCCTGTGCCCGGGGGGTACCGGCCTGCCGCAGCGGGTAGGCGACGTTGCCGAGGACGGTGCGGGAGCGGAAGAGGTTGAACTGTTGGAAGATCATTCCGATGTCCCGGCGGGCGGCGCGGAGTTGGCGGCCGCCGAGTGCGGTGAGTTCCTGCCCGTCGACCGTGACGGTGCCGGAGGTGGGTGTCTCCAGCAGGTTGATCAGGCGCAGCAGGGTGGACTTGCCGGCGCCGCTGTGGCCGACGATGCCGAAGACGCCGCCGGGTGCGATGTCGAGCGTCACCCGGTCGACGGCGCGCGTTCCACCGGCGAACTCCTTGCTGAGGTCGCGGAGTTGGATCAGCGGTCGGGGTGTGTCGGGTTGGTGCGAGGTGGTCACGACGCCCCCTTGAGCTGCCTGTCGACGCGGGCCAGTTCCTTGGCCAGCTCGGCGGCGGAGAGGTCGAGGTGGACGGCGGTGCCGTTGGACGTCCGCCGGGCCTCGTCCTGGACCGGTCTGCCGGCGTAGAGCTTGATCACCTTGGCGTAGTCCGGGTTGTTCCGGTCCTCGGCGCGGGCCGCGATGACGTTGATGTAGGGGCGGACGTCGGGGCTGTGCGGATCGTCCTTGAACAGTGCGGTCTCCGCGCGGATGCCGGACAGCGAGGCGACGCCGTCGTTGATGACCGCCGCGTCCACGTCGGCGAGCAGCCGGGGTGTCTGCTGGGCGTTGACGGGGGTGAGGCGCAGGTGGTGGGGGTTGGCCGCGATGTCGTCGGCGGTGGCGTACAGCCCGGTGCCCTTCTTCAGCTCGATCAGCTTGGCCCGGGCCAGCAGCCGCAGGGCCCGGCCTTCGTTGGCGGGGTCGTTGGGGTGGGCGATGCGTGCGCCGTCCGGGAGGTCGGCGAGCTTCTTGACCTTCTTGGAGTACAGGCCCATCGGGACGACGGTGGTGGGGGCCAGCGGCACGATGTCGGTGCCGTTCTCGGTGTTGGACTGGGCCAGGAACACCAGGT is a genomic window containing:
- a CDS encoding MetQ/NlpA family ABC transporter substrate-binding protein, yielding MHHTTPYTATRRPAPRRPRAPRRRALLAATAATALTLLVAGCGTSGSAAHRIRVGVSGDSTEWDVLAKEAKKQGLDVEVVPFDDYSLPNKALAAGDIELNAFQHLVFLAQSNTENGTDIVPLAPTTVVPMGLYSKKVKKLADLPDGARIAHPNDPANEGRALRLLARAKLIELKKGTGLYATADDIAANPHHLRLTPVNAQQTPRLLADVDAAVINDGVASLSGIRAETALFKDDPHSPDVRPYINVIAARAEDRNNPDYAKVIKLYAGRPVQDEARRTSNGTAVHLDLSAAELAKELARVDRQLKGAS
- a CDS encoding methionine ABC transporter ATP-binding protein, with the protein product MTTSHQPDTPRPLIQLRDLSKEFAGGTRAVDRVTLDIAPGGVFGIVGHSGAGKSTLLRLINLLETPTSGTVTVDGQELTALGGRQLRAARRDIGMIFQQFNLFRSRTVLGNVAYPLRQAGTPRAQARDRAHEALRFVGLADQARRYPEQLSGGQRQRVGIARALATQPPVLLCDEATSALDPQTTGEVLALLRRVNDELGVTIVLITHEMEVVRALCDRMAVLDAGRIVETGPVREVFAAPQHPTTRAFVRSAVQASPLLDLLPAALRKHGVDEAVAASVLAEVSA